The genomic interval CATGTGTCTCCTCAGCAGAGAGCTAGTCCCTTTAATTTGTCCGGAGatgcatgcatcgatcgatcctattgatcgatcgatcgatatatcTATCCTTCACGCACAAGCTGCCGATCGATATTGATCGAtcacatgtacatatatatatagcacgATCATGTTGGATTTTAATGTTGAATTCGTACtaggactatatatatataatctctctgtttttttattgacatCGTTGACCtttagatttatgtttgacctttaatcttgttcaaaaattttatttaattattgattattttatataatttattttattactatagTAAATTTAACCAtggtttataattttatatatttgtacaaaatttttgagtAATACGAAGGTTAAACATACATCCAAATTAAATCAACAACGTCAATTAAAAGCCCGGAGAGagcgtgtgtgtatatatatggcgTACATCGTCGTACAAGAAGCAGTCCCATGCCAAGCACTCGGATCATCTCGTATGTGTACAGTATTTGGTCGTTCATATATACGTCGTTCTCTTCCAAGTGGCAGCAGCACAAGAGCGCCCAAAGATGCTCAAGCCCAAACATGCTGGCAACAACCAATGATCGATCTAGTGAAATGTCTCGATCTGCCATCCATTTCCTTGCAGTTTCCAACAAAATAGGCATTTTGGgtggtaattaattatactctGTTTTTTTCACTTGTCCTAAACAGTTTTTTAAACattgttgaaaaaatatctctagacaacatatttgtaagtGTAAAGAAtttagtacctcaagatactatGTACCGAGGTACCcaaattttgcataaaagttttgatacctcgagatactatGTACCGAACTAAGCATTAACTACTGCAAACcctaaaattgatttatttaactattacaaaaaaattatataaaaatatttttagaaaatacgCTCAGAAAACATACTCTCCGTTAGAGGGAGTAAAGCAGCCCAACGCGCAGTTACAAAAACCACACAAGGTCCAAAGTCATTCCtcacaagaaaaaacacaaatttatttttttaaaatacaaacttTAGAGATTATATGTGCTCTGGGAACcttaggttgtgttcttttctaGCTAAAGgtaaaagatgaaagattaccTGATTTttgtaataactatttaatggtgtaaacgATCAATTAgctactacaaagttaaaattttattttagaaatataagatgataaatttatacatataatttttttacaaagaaaTACATCCATTAATTAGTACGGAAACGTGTGAgcaaaaacagagaaaaaaaaatctaagaataATTAGGGGAAAAGATTGCCCCACTGGATGTTTAATTAGAAACCTATCTAGTTAGGAGTATACTATATCAAGCAGTACTGCCCCCCTATCGAGTGGGAGAGCAATTGGACCATTCACAATCTGAGGGCACACAACTGGATGGATGTATCCGGATCGGATGGACACATCTCTAGCTAGCATACTACAAGCAACAAGATACATTACATGCTCCATATGCTAGCTACCTATAGAAGCAAACCACACTGTTCCCTTAGCCTCAAGACGCATGATCTGtgtacatgtacatgtacacatacggagagaaagagagaacaGTCAGATCACTATACACTATGCACTATACAAGTACGCACGGTTCACCCGCGATGGTACACGATGAATCTGTCACCATCCCACTATCAACCATCTAAAATTCTGatgataaaatagtttttttcccAGGAAGTGAGCATTTAGCAAGCAATAAGCTCTAATTAATCCTAAAACTGAACCCTAAATTTATTCTCACGAcgacctataaaattttaaacagatTTATTTCTTTACCCATGTGTCGAcgtgatgatttttttaattccatAGCAACGTACGTACAACCATTTTGCTAGTGTATGTTAATTGATGCAtccatcgatccatccatctcgCTATCTTAGCTTTTGCTTGCAATATTTGCCTCGAAAAAAAAGGGTTTCTTGGTGCTCGCTGATCTCTCGATCACTGTGGTTGGTCTCGTCTCGTGCGTACGGGGGTCCATGTGTGCGTGGGACCCCCGCCATTATTGCAACAATAGAAACCCTACCCCATCCTTCTCTCGGCTGTGCCCAactccttctctctctctccttctccctcgtcttcttcctccggcCTCTTCTTCTCGATCTCCTCTTATTGCCCTGATTCCCCGCACCACTGCTCACGCACTTGCTAGCTCTCCTCTTCCACCACCTTCTCCGCCTCCGCACACTCCTGTCAGTGAGTGCAAGGGCTAGCTTTGGttggcaccgccgccgccgccgcctccgtcgtcCTGGTCGTCGTCTCCGACGCAACCGGGGAGGAACCAACATGGATCTCGTGTCGCCGTCGGAGCACCTGTGCTACGTGCGCTGCACCTACTGCAACACCGTGCTCGCGGTAAACTCCTCGAGAAATcggagcggccggcggctaAGCTAGCTGGCTGGCAGCTGgctagcttgcttgcttgctccgGCGAACACACCATTCGCAGAGAACGATCGATCGCTACCTGCTGCTGCATCATGGCCTTCGTTCTTTAGCTAATCTTTTAGCTagacaagaaataaaaaaaaagaagcgtGAGAGTGTTAATTCTGCTGTCTTCTACTGCAGATTGCAGAAAGACTCTCACTTTGATCCAATCCTTGGCTTGCATGCTTACTACTCACAGGGCAGTGAGCTAGCTTGATAGCTGGGGCCGAAATCCAGCTTCTTGCTGCTCTTCTGTGTCTTGAGGAAGCTAGCTAGTGGAAACTTCCACGGGGATTGTTCATGACACGTGATTGATGTGTCTTGCTGTCTAGGCTTTCCTATCTTCCTGCATGGTGTTTTATTGGCTagctctctctttcttcttagGTAAATTCATTTGGGCATGGCTCTTGATGCTTTGTAGAATATTCTACTCGTTGGGTCTCCTGATATGCAGTGTCATGTTCCATCTCTCGCTTCCATTAGGGTCTGGTGTTTCCATTTCTCCCCTTGCTTTCTTTGTTGCTACCTTCAGGTTCAGGCTGCATTTTTAAATTGGAATATTGGACAAGAATCCAATTTACTCGTACTGCATCTTCTGTTCTTCCATTAAAAACGAGCAGCATATCTTCTGTTCTTCGTTTCTTTCTGCTTTCATTTCTCTATTGCACATGTCACAGTTCATTTCTCTCTGCTTTGTACCTCCTCTTTATTAACTTATTTCGTAGCACAGATTCCATCCATGATGCTGTTCGACACACTGGCTTTTCCTTAAGGACAGTGCCATGCAAGGAGATGAAGAACACACGGGTTGGCTAAATTGCAtgatgtgattaatttttcgCCTTTTGGGTAGCTGCAGGTTGGAGTCCCATGCAAGAGGCTGATGGACACCGTGACTGTGAAATGCGGCCACTGCAACAACCTCTCCTTCCTCAGCCCGCGGCCGCCCATGGTGCAGCCGCTCTCCCCAACTGATCACCCCTTGGGCCCGTTTCAGGTCAGTCCTTCCTTGACACAAACTATCCTTCTGCATCTTCTGTTAAGTTCTTCCATTACatccattcttttttttttcttgggttGCATCTATCTCCTTTCAGCAGCGATGCTTGACTCTATCCTTCTGCATCTTCTGTTCTCCCgttagattctttttttttttggggtttcATCTATCTCCTTTCAGCAGCGAtgccttttctttcttattgTTCTTtctcgtcttcttcttcttcggtTCTTCTTGATGTTTCTACTTTCTCTTTCTGCATATGGTAGCTAGCTACTTTCTTGTGTGAGGAGAAAGGATAGTGATAACTCTTTCTACAATCTACTCATGCAAGAAAGGGGAACACAAATAAAGAAGTTATTGCACATGGAGTGGGATTTTTTCTCATGAAATATGGTCAGCAGACCTTCTTttttagtagtagtagtttcTTCAGTGGTGTTCTTTTGTTCAGttaatttctctctcctctctttctctctctagctcTCTCTATATCTGTCCTGTCTCGGCTTTATGGAGCCACTCAAAATACTGTTTGCAAGGCAAGATTAAACAAAGCTGGATTGCAAAAAGATTTCTCTTGCGCATCTGTGGCCTGGGCAAGCCCCATCGCTGCAAAAGCGGCCGGCcagttcatcttttttttaaggcaGCATATACAGctgctagcagcagcagctgctctgCTGGTGGCATTCATGCCTCTCCAAAACAACTCCTGcattttcatttgtttatatttttgtgtggAAAGATCGAGGCATTCATTAGTCGTAGTATCTCTGTGCTCCGAGTTGACTACCTACCCAAGGGAGATCTGGGAACAAAATAGTTCTTAGCAAATGATGATTTTATCATCATCGTACTACATGCATGCCAAGATCGAGCTTCTTGTACATGAGAGAGATCTTGAAATGAGCTAGCTGCTACTACTAGCTGGGACCTAACCTTGGTTACTTTGTGTTGTGTGAATATTTCTTGGTGTTAGGGACCCTGCACTGACTGCAGGAGGAACCAGCCGCTGCCGCTGGTCTCGCCGACATCAAATGAGGCTAGCCCCAGAGCACCCTTTGTCGTGAAGCGTAAGTAGCAATTAAGCAACTATGTACACTtcgatctctctctatatataccagtagatatatgcatatatatatacgtacatcAATACCTTtctaattaagtaaattttgcTGTTAATTTCTCCCACTACTCCTTATATATTGTTTACTCTCTTCGGAGTCCACCACTACCTTTGTCTTGTGGATGTCTCGCTTGGAATAAATAGGAGCaaacagctagctagcatgcatATCTTGTATTTCTTTCATCTCtgacatatttttttggtcTTCCATTGTAGCCCCAGAGAAGAAACACCGCCTCCCATCTGCTTACAACCGCTTCATGAggtcaaaaaatatttccctATATTTCCCTTTATTGTATATGCATGATCCCTAGTTAATATGGTTTGCACACATGTGATCTAGTATATAGTTTGTTTTGTGA from Oryza brachyantha chromosome 3, ObraRS2, whole genome shotgun sequence carries:
- the LOC102700035 gene encoding protein DROOPING LEAF isoform X1, whose protein sequence is MDLVSPSEHLCYVRCTYCNTVLALQVGVPCKRLMDTVTVKCGHCNNLSFLSPRPPMVQPLSPTDHPLGPFQGPCTDCRRNQPLPLVSPTSNEASPRAPFVVKPPEKKHRLPSAYNRFMREEIQRIKAAKPDIPHREAFSMAAKNWAKCDPRCSSTVSTSNSNPEPRVVSAPVPHQERATEQVVESFDIFKQMERSG
- the LOC102700035 gene encoding protein DROOPING LEAF isoform X2; this encodes MDLVSPSEHLCYVRCTYCNTVLAVGVPCKRLMDTVTVKCGHCNNLSFLSPRPPMVQPLSPTDHPLGPFQGPCTDCRRNQPLPLVSPTSNEASPRAPFVVKPPEKKHRLPSAYNRFMREEIQRIKAAKPDIPHREAFSMAAKNWAKCDPRCSSTVSTSNSNPEPRVVSAPVPHQERATEQVVESFDIFKQMERSG